Within Bactrocera oleae isolate idBacOlea1 chromosome 6, idBacOlea1, whole genome shotgun sequence, the genomic segment GTTTCCCGGCTGGAGAATCggtaagtttataaaaattaatatattgcagAAGAggtaaattatgcaaaaaacatATGAAATATCTAAGGAAGAAAAACACTACATTCTACAATCAACTTAAATTAATAAACGTACAGTCAAGAAAGcaagaatatacatacatatataaataatattataattataataaatatcttaCTATTTCTAATACAACGTTAATACAAACATTTACCGCTGACTGGACAACCACAATTCATTCTATTCAGTTTACTGAACATACCTTTCGTTCTGACGTAACAACCACACTTTGACATTTATATCGCATGTACTACATTTTTTTCCTCCGcggaaaatttctttttttaagccGAAAGTAAAGAAAGTGCGTGTGGTTTTTCATCAGTTGTGTACATATATGGCGGACTAGGAAAATCGATTATATTTTCAACTAAAACGCAATTGTATATTCATGCGAATATAATCTCAAACTGAATAAATTTATTACCCGGGTGATCCTCGTGTTTttgtttcggttattttatattatctcAATATTTCCGTGCTTTACGAAAGAATTTTACCTAATTGATTAGAAGTGACTGTCACTTGAGAATAAATCAAGCTGTgcttttaaaatacaataaagcaTATTTCCAAGTATACATCCATTCTTCCACACATACCGTAGAACGACGTAGGACTACGTCGtgtaaaaaaatagcaaaagtgGATTCCGTAAAGATTGAAGATTTAATGGATTCTGATCCTGATATCGAAATCATCGAAAAGGATAGCGGAATGTCATCATTGGGCGGAAGCAAGGACGAAACACCTGAAAGACGGGCAATTGAAAAGGCTGTAAGCAATTGAAAACAATGACGCAAAGAACCCaaagaaatattcaaatttcttATGTGCTTTTGagaaactttgaaaaaaaattaaataaccatGAGTACCATCATTTGCAgtatttttccatattaaagaACCCAATATGTTGtcagtatatttttgtatatacaaataattgtgCCCTTCTTTTTTGTTACAGACGGCGCCTAAAAATTCAGACGATGAAAACTATGACGACGTAAGTTGGTTAATTGTGTATATATTAAAGCTTCCTTCAAATAATTACTGAAAAATCGATCATGTTTACAGCAATCATTCGCATAACCTCACTTTGATTAGGCAATCATACTGTAGATACGTGCACATAAAacgtttaatttaattaacttttatcaGAGGCTTTACACATTTGGTTGTAACATAGACAACACTGAATTTTAGCTCCAACTTTTGTAAAGctgtaactattttttttacaatagtttttgaaatatgtttataattacAGCAAAATCATGCAACATTTATTTTGCAGGAGCCAGATGAAACTCTAGGCGAACGACTTTGGGGCCTTACAGAAATGTTCCCAGAACCGGTACGACGGTTAACTGGCAAAATGGTCGATCTTACAACCACCAGCATTAAGGGTCTTTATTCATTTTCGTGCAATGCTTCCTGGATCTTCTTTACGAGTTCAGTTATTTTGTTTGCACCCGTCATATTTGAAACGGAACGCGCACAAATGGAAGAGATGCAGAAATCACAGCAGAAGCAAGTGCTACTAGGTCCAGGTACGGCGATGGATCGTGCTGGTCCACCACCTTCGTTACCACTTATTCGTTAAATTCGTACAACTTCTACTGATAAATTTgtaagaaaagaaagaaaataccCCGCAAACCGAAACAATTAATCCTCTtcaaattaatcaataataacaaTCGAGGAAGAGGAAAATTCCTGTAACACGTTCATCGTTTATTGATaaacaaaaatgcaattttcttgtagacgtaaaataaaattaattactattgagaataattaatattttttatattaagcgGAAACTTTatctatgtataataatataactgCTAATATTAACTTACTAATATGGAGAACAGATACAAAAGGATAGCAAATTTTggcaaaattgaaattgaaccatccagatatatgataaaaattactaaacatAACGACAATGTTTAATTTGGGcgcattaatatttatattgtatttataaaaaatatttaaacgaaaaatacaaaaatataaaaataaggtgCTAACGGTGCAAAAAGGGGTAATGAAATTCgcattttatgtttttcggcgATGGCGGCCCGTCGGATACTTTATCCCCAGCGCATTCGATAATCtctaaacaatttcaaaataaattggttgttatataattgtatgtatatgactAATCAATTTTATGTCACTAGAAATACGGTGCAAAAAGGACTAACGAAATcggcattttgttttattggcgACTCGAATTTTATTAGGCGAACGTTTTATGCAAAAACATTTGAATCCAGAGGCAGCGTAGATTGTCGCATAACCGACGCCATTACTCCTTCGCTGTTAGTTATACGGATATTACTATTAGTTCGTCGATATTTGTGCCAATACTTTTTATCATCCATTGCtgaaattacataaattttttgatcATTTATCGGCGGTGGCGGCTCGTCAGATACTTTACCCCCAGCGCATTCGATAATCtctaaacaatttcaaaataaattggttatggttatatacttttatgtatatgactAATCAATTTTATGTCACTTACGTTTAATTTCAGATGGCCGTGGCAAAATGCTAGGGGTTGTTACGAAATCGTATccctcaaataattttttaattctagcCAATTCCAATGatttaaacaaagaaaatttatgcCGTTTTTCAAAGTCGTGATCTCTAAAGAAATGTGTAATGCCACGCGGTACCGTTTTTGTACTGTTGAACGACTGCAACCACTTTGATGTCACAATCGGTATGCCTTTGGCCATTGCAATTAAAAACTTTAGTGTTCGATTACCTTTATCCATAACTAAAACATCCGCATCAGTGGGATCTTTTGCCACGCACCAATTACCTGGAAATTAATCATAATAATGAAGAGTTTTAGTTATTTACATGAAAATACTAACCTGGTGAATTTTCTACCAAGCTTTGAAATAACTTTGGTTCAACCATAGtcattgcaacttgcaagatgCGTGCCTAGGAGATAAAATTAGGAATTAATAGATGGTTATAAACATTAGTAGTATACCCTTTCATTACATTGCTTCTCAATTTTTTGCTTTCCTCAACTGATGGTTCCCTCCTCAATTTTTTGCTTTCCTCAGCTGACGATTCCCCTACACTACGTTTGCGGTTATGATCTTTCGTAAAAGTTTTAGATTCcgattcgttaatagaatttgaCACATTGACTGAAGTTTTCTCATCCTTACTACCGGAATTAAATTTCCCCCGCTCTTCTACTtctcgagtttttttttttgatgcacTACGCGATGAGGATGTTGATTTTATCGACGTAATACTTTCTTGAGAATCGGTTTTGGATCGTGAGCGAGTAATTCGTTCTAAAACAATACTTATGATAAAATACACTactaaactaaatttattttcactcaCTTTTGGTGATTTCTGTTTCATCTGTGTGCTCGATTTTCGCCAATTTCGCTTGTGTAGGTCCAAATGTTGTTGAACAGCTAGCCTTATCGTAATCCACATCACTAGTTCTGGACTTAAGCCGCGTTATTCGTCTCGTAGGTGCCTCCtcaatttcatttgtttttttaccttttgatgaacatttatttttacattcatTGACATTTTTGATGGGCTTTTTatgtttatcaatttttgctacTTCTTGTTTGTAATCAACTTGTCGTGTTCTTCTTGTAGACTCTGCTGCTATTTCATGTTTGTGTTCAtctttttgtgaaatatttttcgttAACTTGTTAggttcttcacttttttctcctTCAACGTGGTCAATGTTTCTTCTACTATTCCCTCGATCGCCTGAAGAGGGTTCAACCTTTTTATGAGTCTTAGACTTGTCCTTAGCGGACTTGTTGGTTAACGGTGGTGaacttttttgtttctttcCAGATGATTTTACATCCAATTTCTTATCCGGTTTTTCCAAAATCACATCTTCCTTACTACTGCGATCTTTTTTAACATCAGAATGATCTTCATGTTTAATCGCAGGACTTTTTACCGGAACATATTTCGTAAGACACTGTTTTTCTTTAACATTACACAGTAATTTATCAAAGTCTGTAGAATCTTTTCTGGCGTCAAATTTGTTTAACTCAATTGAATCTTCCTCTGACTCCGATCCAAATAAGCTACGTTTATGAATAGATGCTTTAATGCGTTGCTCAGAAAGTGATTCAAATTTTTCACTAATCCACTTAGGTGTACATAAGAGCGATTCTTCAACTTCCGATTGGGAACTGTTTATGCTAGAAAAACTTCCTTTACctcctttatatattttacttaactttGGCTTTTTGAAGCAAGcttgtttttcttctttttttgcaGAACCCTTATCCATTTCATTGGTAAAATCATCATCACTTTTCGCCGCTTCCTTAGCTTTATTTGAGGTTAAGGTTGAATTGGGGTTTAGTTTCACCACAGGCTTAATTGACTTATAATTTGATTCTGTTTGATCTAAGCTTCTATATTGCTTCACTGAGTCAAGCAAAttacttgtaaatatttgtgtagGTGCCAATAAACTAGAATTCTCAACATTCTTTTCAATTATAGATGTTGCGCTTTTATCACTTGATTTAGAAATGAAGTTTTTCTCTACAAAATTTCCTTCTGCAAAAGGTAAAACAATTAGTAATAtacataataaacatatatgtatttattttacctTTAACCGGTGCGAAAACCTGTGTTTGTTCCAAACTGAAATCTGGGTtagcaatattttcttttccgcTTAATGATGATTCTTCGGTAGTTGTGATGGGACCAATCACTATAGTCTCTGGTTGCTTTGATATAGGCACAAATACCTGTGTGGCCATCATATCAACCTCTTCCGCATATCCGTCACCACTAATTACTTCATTTTTTTTACCTTCAATGGAAGTAATATCTTTTCCAACATTTTCAAGCATCGGTTCATTAATATTAGACTGCACATTATCTTGTACCAATTCTGCTAAGTCCAAAAAATCTGGAGTACAAACAGCATCCCAATCAATTTCACCATCACACTTATCAGTTTTAGATGCatctaaaaaaagtttatttcgtTTAAgtcaatattttgatttaagtACTTATTGTACTACCTTCATTAATATTCAC encodes:
- the mge gene encoding mitochondrial import receptor subunit TOM22 homolog isoform X1, whose translation is MSDEKSEKKEFDIEDEHLEKIERYKEPEKRFPAGESTAPKNSDDENYDDQNHATFILQEPDETLGERLWGLTEMFPEPVRRLTGKMVDLTTTSIKGLYSFSCNASWIFFTSSVILFAPVIFETERAQMEEMQKSQQKQVLLGPGTAMDRAGPPPSLPLIR
- the mge gene encoding mitochondrial import receptor subunit TOM22 homolog isoform X2 produces the protein MDSDPDIEIIEKDSGMSSLGGSKDETPERRAIEKATAPKNSDDENYDDQNHATFILQEPDETLGERLWGLTEMFPEPVRRLTGKMVDLTTTSIKGLYSFSCNASWIFFTSSVILFAPVIFETERAQMEEMQKSQQKQVLLGPGTAMDRAGPPPSLPLIR
- the mge gene encoding mitochondrial import receptor subunit TOM22 homolog isoform X4, coding for MDSDPDIEIIEKDSGMSSLGGSKDETPERRAIEKATAPKNSDDENYDDEPDETLGERLWGLTEMFPEPVRRLTGKMVDLTTTSIKGLYSFSCNASWIFFTSSVILFAPVIFETERAQMEEMQKSQQKQVLLGPGTAMDRAGPPPSLPLIR
- the mge gene encoding mitochondrial import receptor subunit TOM22 homolog isoform X3, with the protein product MSDEKSEKKEFDIEDEHLEKIERYKEPEKRFPAGESTAPKNSDDENYDDEPDETLGERLWGLTEMFPEPVRRLTGKMVDLTTTSIKGLYSFSCNASWIFFTSSVILFAPVIFETERAQMEEMQKSQQKQVLLGPGTAMDRAGPPPSLPLIR
- the mu2 gene encoding uro-adherence factor A produces the protein MSEKKWTLDVDSNQYDLMSGNLYLIGCCKDGENIKQCVDIPLKSQSVDTKHCIVDVSDSNIYIFDLYSAFGTFVNNKRLNPMIKENINVNTELRFGELNGSLKEIEILNSTDPFLPPTQRAPRSTLSNTSTRLFSSPDVSLLDDTRNDSFDIPETQNIKQRVSLENSSILSSSRSQLYDGKSFYDESFIPETQRPSRTEQSYKASELGSNLQKSGDFIRICTQDFNENLFEEDDDDEAMIHSLVIPNIQHKPVILSDIALNVNINEDASKTDKCDGEIDWDAVCTPDFLDLAELVQDNVQSNINEPMLENVGKDITSIEGKKNEVISGDGYAEEVDMMATQVFVPISKQPETIVIGPITTTEESSLSGKENIANPDFSLEQTQVFAPVKEGNFVEKNFISKSSDKSATSIIEKNVENSSLLAPTQIFTSNLLDSVKQYRSLDQTESNYKSIKPVVKLNPNSTLTSNKAKEAAKSDDDFTNEMDKGSAKKEEKQACFKKPKLSKIYKGGKGSFSSINSSQSEVEESLLCTPKWISEKFESLSEQRIKASIHKRSLFGSESEEDSIELNKFDARKDSTDFDKLLCNVKEKQCLTKYVPVKSPAIKHEDHSDVKKDRSSKEDVILEKPDKKLDVKSSGKKQKSSPPLTNKSAKDKSKTHKKVEPSSGDRGNSRRNIDHVEGEKSEEPNKLTKNISQKDEHKHEIAAESTRRTRQVDYKQEVAKIDKHKKPIKNVNECKNKCSSKGKKTNEIEEAPTRRITRLKSRTSDVDYDKASCSTTFGPTQAKLAKIEHTDETEITKKRITRSRSKTDSQESITSIKSTSSSRSASKKKTREVEERGKFNSGSKDEKTSVNVSNSINESESKTFTKDHNRKRSVGESSAEESKKLRREPSVEESKKLRSNARILQVAMTMVEPKLFQSLVENSPGNWCVAKDPTDADVLVMDKGNRTLKFLIAMAKGIPIVTSKWLQSFNSTKTVPRGITHFFRDHDFEKRHKFSLFKSLELARIKKLFEGYDFVTTPSILPRPSEIKQIIECAGGKVSDEPPPPINDQKIYVISAMDDKKYWHKYRRTNSNIRITNSEGVMASVMRQSTLPLDSNVFA